Proteins co-encoded in one Spirochaeta lutea genomic window:
- a CDS encoding ATP-binding response regulator, producing the protein MRQSTVLIVEDDAISSFALEQTLEKAGFSASSVLSGEACLDLLRRGVIPDVILMDIHLGTGRMDGLETTRQLHDIVDVPVVLHTAYADPETLRRSRDMTKYGYVHKIPGNGAMVVAGIELALKLFRAERELLRREQMYRELSGHIQQLREDQEQKIAREIHDDLGQSLTALKMNLTMLDQEILPRGAREILDEMALVLDGTIRKVRSIIEILRPPLLDSGSLCEALEWYCRQFSDTFRVRVRWICDTFQESPQPPRDTALALFRIAQESMTNGVTHGKAKSIEVEMAYSPLPEPMLLLQVQDDGRGFSLAEGGWQAKRPGPLYELRPKPRKYHPPQEHFRGAGPHSARPGGSAPGGAAGRGSGFGEEAVASEIPGSSSRGRRSNEGTVSEPRSSRRSFGIIGMEERALQLGGWFILDTAPRVGTRVVAGIPWSPAGDRRSST; encoded by the coding sequence ATGAGACAATCCACGGTTTTAATTGTGGAGGATGATGCAATTTCCTCCTTTGCCCTAGAGCAAACCCTGGAGAAAGCGGGGTTTTCGGCCTCCTCGGTACTCAGTGGCGAGGCTTGTCTGGATCTATTGCGCCGGGGTGTCATTCCCGATGTGATTCTCATGGACATACATCTCGGAACCGGCCGTATGGACGGTCTTGAAACCACCCGGCAGCTCCACGACATTGTAGACGTCCCGGTGGTACTGCATACAGCCTATGCCGATCCGGAAACCCTGCGCAGATCCCGGGATATGACAAAATACGGGTATGTGCATAAGATTCCCGGAAACGGCGCCATGGTTGTGGCCGGCATCGAACTGGCACTGAAGCTCTTTCGGGCGGAGCGGGAGCTCCTCCGGCGGGAACAGATGTACCGGGAGCTTTCCGGGCATATTCAACAGCTCCGGGAAGACCAGGAGCAGAAGATCGCCCGGGAGATCCACGACGATCTCGGACAGTCTCTGACGGCCCTGAAAATGAACCTCACCATGCTGGACCAGGAGATTCTGCCCCGGGGCGCCCGGGAGATTCTGGATGAGATGGCCCTGGTACTGGACGGTACGATCCGAAAGGTTCGATCCATTATCGAGATTCTGCGTCCTCCTCTTTTGGATTCCGGATCGCTCTGCGAGGCCCTGGAATGGTACTGCAGGCAGTTTTCCGACACCTTCCGGGTGAGGGTACGGTGGATCTGCGATACCTTCCAGGAATCTCCCCAGCCCCCCCGGGACACAGCCCTGGCATTGTTCCGGATTGCCCAGGAATCCATGACCAATGGGGTAACCCACGGGAAGGCGAAATCCATTGAGGTAGAAATGGCCTACAGTCCCCTGCCTGAACCCATGCTTCTGCTCCAGGTTCAGGATGACGGAAGGGGCTTCTCCTTGGCTGAGGGGGGCTGGCAGGCCAAGCGTCCCGGACCACTCTACGAGCTTCGGCCGAAACCCCGGAAATACCATCCGCCCCAGGAGCATTTCCGGGGAGCGGGACCGCATTCAGCCAGGCCAGGGGGCTCGGCTCCAGGCGGCGCGGCTGGTCGGGGCTCGGGGTTCGGGGAGGAAGCCGTTGCTTCCGAAATCCCGGGGTCTTCATCCAGGGGGCGGCGGAGCAACGAAGGGACAGTATCAGAACCGAGGTCATCCCGGCGGTCCTTCGGCATCATCGGGATGGAAGAGCGCGCCTTACAGCTGGGCGGCTGGTTTATCCTGGATACCGCCCCCCGGGTGGGAACCCGGGTTGTAGCAGGAATTCCCTGGAGCCCTGCCGGGGACCGAAGGAGCAGTACATGA
- a CDS encoding HAMP domain-containing methyl-accepting chemotaxis protein: MFKNLKLGAKMALGFGLVILLVIVVGGLAIINMLQIQGDSIALDEQYIPEVDLASAIQRDALQTMYAMRGYSYSFDSSFYDDNLTYSAQLKSGIDQAAALVAAFPNLKQLEAGISTLRSNTSAYEGYAVQTKTAVENILSARERTDVAAKNFLDAAQEYLTSQSTAMDQDIRGNTSEADLNERLNKIVWMSSIIDTTNNIRVANFRAQVTSEFSIMEDAIGEFPGIYAQLETIRGITRQQIDLDRLTTVRSATQNYEQAMRDILAASRNLENLNTLRIDTGNTVVDAAQEVAEAGLSRTVEVAQIAVDRVTTSITAIIIGLVIALVLALVIAVGLTRMITRALGKGVTYALAIAEGDMTRNLDVYQKDEIGQLAEALRTMTERITGVVRDVQGSANTVSQSSQEMSYSAQQVASGATEQASSTEEVSASMEEMGANIAQNAENAQQTDVMSRQVAVNAEKGGQAVEETVIAMRQIAEKIVIIEDIARNTNLLALNAAIEAARAGEQGKGFAVVASEVRKLAERSQKAAGEISELSKKSVDVAEQAGQMISGIVPDIRKTAELIQEISAASKEQNSGVTQINSALSQLDQVIQQNASFSEEMAATAEGLAGQAEQLQDVISFFKITRAQSGSTRLLTDARTQNQAGTSRTPAYALSDDHGIQRAVGSGKTGGSKTQASGGSKAKPPAGESQPQNPAALGREEHQSSDAEQKRADRPRTKSESRPVQGTKNQSKAQGSQDSPRKGASPAPAPKKQVPDRGTGIHLDLPSGQTEEYDLDIEEF, encoded by the coding sequence ATGTTCAAGAATCTTAAACTCGGCGCCAAGATGGCCCTCGGCTTTGGGTTAGTAATCCTTCTGGTAATTGTTGTAGGAGGTTTAGCCATCATCAACATGCTGCAAATTCAGGGTGATTCCATTGCCTTGGACGAACAGTACATTCCCGAGGTGGACCTGGCGTCAGCCATACAGCGGGACGCCTTGCAGACCATGTACGCCATGCGGGGTTACTCATACAGCTTCGATTCCAGTTTCTATGATGATAATCTGACCTATTCAGCCCAGTTGAAATCTGGGATTGACCAAGCGGCGGCCCTGGTGGCAGCCTTCCCCAACCTGAAGCAGTTGGAGGCGGGCATCTCTACATTGCGCAGTAATACCTCTGCCTATGAGGGGTATGCCGTTCAGACGAAGACGGCAGTAGAGAACATACTATCGGCTCGTGAGAGGACCGATGTAGCTGCAAAGAATTTTCTGGATGCGGCCCAGGAATATTTAACCTCCCAAAGTACGGCCATGGATCAAGATATCCGTGGAAACACCAGTGAAGCTGATTTAAACGAGCGGCTTAATAAGATTGTGTGGATGAGTAGCATTATCGATACCACGAATAATATTCGGGTAGCGAACTTCAGGGCCCAGGTCACAAGTGAATTTTCCATTATGGAGGATGCGATTGGGGAGTTTCCGGGTATTTATGCTCAACTTGAAACAATCCGTGGTATCACACGACAGCAGATTGATTTGGATCGTCTCACAACCGTGCGAAGCGCCACCCAAAACTACGAACAGGCCATGCGAGACATTCTGGCTGCCTCGAGAAATCTAGAAAATCTCAATACTCTGCGTATTGACACCGGTAATACCGTGGTCGATGCAGCACAGGAGGTAGCGGAGGCGGGATTAAGCCGTACTGTCGAAGTAGCCCAAATTGCAGTTGACCGCGTGACCACCAGCATTACTGCCATCATCATCGGTCTTGTGATCGCCCTGGTCCTCGCCTTGGTTATCGCCGTGGGGTTAACCAGGATGATAACCCGTGCATTGGGCAAGGGGGTTACCTACGCCCTGGCGATCGCCGAGGGCGATATGACCAGGAACTTGGATGTGTATCAGAAGGATGAGATCGGTCAGCTGGCGGAGGCCCTGCGCACCATGACCGAACGGATTACCGGGGTTGTCCGGGATGTTCAGGGATCGGCGAATACCGTGAGCCAGAGCAGCCAGGAAATGAGCTATTCGGCTCAGCAGGTTGCTTCCGGTGCAACAGAGCAGGCCTCATCCACCGAGGAGGTGAGCGCCTCCATGGAAGAGATGGGGGCAAATATCGCCCAGAACGCCGAGAATGCCCAGCAAACCGATGTCATGTCCCGCCAGGTGGCGGTAAACGCTGAAAAGGGCGGCCAGGCAGTGGAAGAAACGGTGATTGCTATGCGTCAGATCGCAGAAAAGATCGTCATCATCGAGGATATTGCCCGGAATACCAATCTCCTGGCATTGAATGCCGCCATTGAGGCCGCCCGGGCGGGGGAACAGGGCAAGGGGTTTGCCGTAGTTGCCAGCGAGGTCAGAAAGCTGGCTGAGCGGAGTCAGAAGGCAGCCGGCGAGATTTCCGAGCTTTCGAAGAAAAGCGTGGATGTGGCCGAGCAAGCCGGCCAGATGATCTCCGGGATCGTTCCGGATATCAGGAAAACCGCAGAGCTCATTCAGGAGATCTCCGCCGCCAGCAAGGAACAGAATTCCGGGGTTACCCAAATAAACTCTGCCCTGAGCCAGCTGGACCAGGTTATCCAGCAGAATGCCTCCTTCTCGGAAGAGATGGCAGCCACCGCCGAGGGCTTGGCGGGCCAGGCGGAACAGCTCCAGGATGTGATCTCCTTCTTCAAGATAACTCGTGCTCAAAGCGGATCAACCCGGCTGCTCACCGACGCCAGGACCCAGAACCAGGCCGGCACATCGAGGACCCCAGCCTACGCCCTCTCCGACGATCATGGAATCCAGAGGGCAGTCGGATCGGGGAAAACCGGCGGGTCTAAAACCCAGGCCTCGGGAGGCTCCAAGGCCAAACCGCCTGCCGGAGAATCCCAGCCTCAGAACCCAGCAGCCCTGGGCCGGGAGGAGCATCAATCCTCCGATGCTGAACAGAAACGGGCCGACAGGCCCCGGACCAAATCGGAATCCCGGCCGGTCCAGGGGACCAAGAACCAGTCCAAGGCTCAGGGCAGCCAGGACAGCCCCCGGAAGGGGGCCTCACCGGCGCCAGCCCCGAAAAAACAGGTACCCGATAGGGGAACAGGCATCCACCTAGACCTGCCCAGCGGCCAGACCGAAGAGTATGATCTGGACATAGAGGAGTTTTAG
- a CDS encoding chemotaxis protein CheW, whose product MNDQSQYLTFTLDGDEYAVEVTQVREVLEMTELTKIPRMPGWMKGVINIRGSVVPVVDLRTRFGMPEIQLTMDSRIVVMDIQAGEDQLVLGCLADSVQEVITLPGEQIDPPPRMGTRLDSDFITGVGKRDDQFIILLNMSRVFTQDDYLELGQTKAGSQTVPAS is encoded by the coding sequence ATGAACGACCAAAGCCAATACCTGACCTTTACCCTGGATGGAGATGAATACGCGGTGGAGGTTACCCAGGTGCGAGAAGTCCTGGAGATGACAGAGCTCACAAAGATTCCCCGGATGCCTGGATGGATGAAGGGGGTAATCAATATCCGGGGAAGCGTTGTGCCGGTAGTGGACCTGCGAACCCGGTTCGGCATGCCCGAGATTCAGCTGACCATGGACTCCCGGATTGTTGTCATGGACATCCAGGCGGGGGAAGACCAGCTGGTGCTGGGGTGCCTGGCGGACTCCGTTCAGGAGGTGATAACCCTGCCCGGGGAGCAGATTGACCCGCCTCCCCGGATGGGAACCCGGTTGGACAGCGATTTCATTACCGGAGTTGGTAAGAGGGATGATCAGTTTATCATACTTCTCAATATGAGCCGGGTTTTTACCCAGGATGATTACCTGGAGCTGGGGCAGACCAAGGCCGGTTCCCAGACTGTACCTGCCTCCTAG
- a CDS encoding response regulator — protein sequence MKVLIADDSGMLRHHLSKLISPIPGISRIDESHSLFSTLQQLQVEQPQVLILDLQLGDGSGFQVLEFLKSRENRPKVIVFTNFPSDHNRARCLKLGADMLLDKSFDHKRLVQVLREYAQSPESQNKGVDHVQES from the coding sequence ATGAAGGTACTCATTGCCGACGATTCAGGAATGCTCCGCCACCATTTGTCGAAGCTTATCAGCCCCATCCCGGGGATATCTCGGATTGATGAGTCCCACAGCCTGTTCAGTACCCTCCAGCAGCTCCAGGTTGAGCAGCCCCAGGTCCTGATACTGGACCTTCAGTTGGGTGACGGTTCGGGTTTCCAGGTGTTGGAATTTTTGAAGAGTCGGGAAAACCGGCCCAAGGTGATCGTCTTTACTAATTTCCCCAGCGACCATAACCGGGCCCGGTGTCTAAAACTCGGGGCGGATATGCTCCTGGATAAATCCTTCGACCATAAGAGACTGGTTCAGGTTCTGCGGGAATACGCGCAGTCCCCTGAATCTCAAAATAAAGGAGTTGACCATGTTCAAGAATCTTAA
- a CDS encoding response regulator: protein MIRVCIGDDHELIREGFKRLIDREPDMECCAEAADGASVLRLLSRIEADVLVLDLNLPDRPGLEVLKDIQVQDPALGVLVLSFHPEEQYARRCMKAGARGYLSKDRAGGELIQAIRCLARGERYLSPEAARSLAYEDLGGAEGPPHTRLSDREFELMVLFAGGQNLRQASESLGLSINTVSSYKSRLWKKMGFTSNAELIRYVVSQGLL from the coding sequence ATGATCCGGGTATGTATCGGAGACGACCACGAACTTATCCGGGAAGGATTCAAGCGCCTGATCGACCGGGAACCGGATATGGAGTGCTGCGCCGAAGCGGCGGATGGAGCATCCGTACTCCGACTGCTGAGCCGAATTGAAGCGGATGTTCTGGTTCTGGATCTAAACCTGCCGGATCGGCCGGGTTTGGAGGTGCTGAAGGATATTCAAGTTCAGGATCCGGCCCTGGGGGTACTGGTTCTGAGTTTTCATCCTGAGGAACAGTATGCCCGGCGATGTATGAAGGCCGGAGCCCGGGGATATTTGTCTAAGGACCGTGCCGGGGGGGAGCTGATCCAGGCTATCCGGTGTCTTGCCCGGGGAGAACGCTATCTCAGTCCTGAAGCGGCCCGCAGCCTGGCGTATGAAGACCTGGGAGGCGCTGAGGGTCCCCCCCATACCCGGCTCAGCGACCGGGAGTTTGAGCTCATGGTATTGTTCGCCGGAGGCCAAAATCTGCGTCAGGCATCGGAATCCCTTGGTTTAAGCATCAACACCGTCAGTTCCTACAAAAGCAGGCTCTGGAAGAAGATGGGTTTCACCAGTAACGCTGAGCTGATCCGCTACGTGGTTTCCCAGGGGCTGCTGTAG